Proteins encoded together in one Luteimonas fraxinea window:
- the mobA gene encoding molybdenum cofactor guanylyltransferase gives MIPSPFRDTLTVGLLAGGRATRLGGLDKAWLLRDGVSQVERLRERFAAHASRVLVSANCDLPRYAHARIEAIPDRHPDTGPLSGLDALAAATTTPWLFTLPVDALHVDASVLARLVDAAGDTGASAEDDDGLQPLVALWPVAALRVAAAGALTGDDFSVRGLQRALGMCTLRFAQVRFGNLNTPDDLVRAGVTHD, from the coding sequence GTGATCCCGTCGCCGTTCCGCGACACGCTGACCGTCGGCCTGCTGGCTGGCGGCCGCGCGACGCGGCTGGGCGGCCTGGACAAGGCCTGGCTGCTGCGCGATGGCGTGTCGCAGGTCGAACGACTCCGCGAGCGTTTCGCCGCGCATGCGTCGCGCGTGCTGGTCAGTGCGAATTGCGACCTGCCGCGTTACGCGCACGCGCGCATCGAGGCAATCCCCGACCGACATCCCGACACTGGTCCGTTGTCCGGTCTCGACGCGCTCGCAGCGGCGACCACGACGCCGTGGCTGTTCACGCTGCCGGTGGATGCGCTGCACGTCGATGCGTCGGTGCTGGCGCGACTGGTCGATGCAGCCGGCGACACCGGCGCGAGCGCGGAGGACGACGACGGGCTGCAGCCCCTGGTCGCGCTGTGGCCGGTGGCCGCATTGCGCGTGGCCGCTGCCGGCGCGTTGACCGGCGACGACTTCTCCGTGCGCGGTCTGCAGCGCGCACTCGGCATGTGCACGCTGCGCTTCGCGCAGGTGCGCTTCGGCAACCTCAACACGCCCGACGATCTGGTCCGGGCCGGAGTCACCCATGACTGA